From Glycine soja cultivar W05 chromosome 4, ASM419377v2, whole genome shotgun sequence, the proteins below share one genomic window:
- the LOC114409396 gene encoding uncharacterized protein LOC114409396, with amino-acid sequence MLKQAIGRIFRTGVYACEGNRVLPWIYVPSSFFHHGQAHMAPRSFFGVEDFLDDDNSRPYTYQKGKKSKNPNKHISFKQRTIAYMEPFTLDVFISKRFVSASLTHRVTSKQVAVAGTNSKDIKAVLRSRSDIPACIAIGRILAERAKEADVYTGSYTPRDRDKFEGKIRALVQSLIDNGIDIKVYLD; translated from the exons ATGTTGAAACAAGCAATTGGCAGAATCTTCAGAACCGGTGTTTATGCTTGTGAAGGAAATAGAGTTTTGCCTTGGATTTATGTGCCTTCGAGCTTTTTCCACCATGGACAA GCGCACATGGCACCTAGAAGCTTTTTTGGGGTAGAGGATTTCCTTGATGATGACAATAGCCGACCTTACACATACCAAAAAGGGAAGAagtcaaagaatccaaataaGCACATATCATTCAAACAAAGAACAATTGCCTACATGGAACCTTTTACACTTGATGTGTTTATCTCAAAGCGCTTTGTATCGGCTTCACTCACTCATAGGGTAACAAGCAAACAGGTTGCAGTTGCCGGGACCAACTCCAAGGACATAAAAGCTGTTCTTAGGTCTCGTTCAGACATACCAGCATGCATAGCAATTGGTAGGATTTTAGCTGAAAGAGCAAAAGAAGCTGATGTTTACACTGGTTCTTATACTCCAAGGGACAGGGACAAGTTTGAAGGGAAAATCAGAGCTTTAGTTCAATCACTTATTGATAATGGGATTGATATCAAGgtttatcttgattga
- the LOC114410595 gene encoding protein MAIN-LIKE 1-like, giving the protein MDFACRRPTTSARRQRVAVTADHVDELVIADPDVQDDPMEAPTAVEDIPADAGAEAAEDQPQGFSGGPSDPSVLTAYADHVACSVWTGEERPELKLSLHGRKVHSLGRPVPAIEGLIAGTRLSPLIACSVDTGDRGLLSAFVERWHRETSSFHLPVGELTITLDDVSSLLHLPVIGDFHAFEPLHVDDAVQMLVDLLMVSPESARAETVQCRGPYVRLQWVRDIYQHRCQTGHWTTAARAYLLHLLGCTLFANKSATNVHVVYLEALRDLSMIDRYAWGVAALVHMYDQLNDASMSHNRQLGGYITLLQCWIYEHFPSVAESTADQDYDEASPRACRWITTKKTVKSIRTPSYRERLDRLRIPDVCWIPYGEHREVRDFHVRSCYSGLLCWGPVAVYYRPERVVRQFGYTQTIPVPPVDSWVSYDDIHDRWMHYEDHIVPAGEVCVVPGACSSDYIDWFFRISHPFMTPGHAVNPLPHGHAPQPRVVPQALQTDIPRVSDPGASSTSTEEPRHAEVCDDIAERLERHLSLGVVTHGSSTHEVIEECLKLARSVSQDHLVYVRCRRKWRTDQA; this is encoded by the exons TGTCGACGACCTACTACATCCGCACGGAGGCAGCGAGTCGCTGTGACTGCGGATCACGTCGATGAGCTAGTCATCGCTGACCCAGATGTTCAGGATGACCCAATGGAGGCACCAACTGCTGTGGAGGACATTCCTGCGGACGCAGGCGCAGAGGCGGCTGAGGATCAGCCTCAGGGATTTTCGGGTGGTCCGAGCGACCCATCTGTGCTGACAGCGTATGCAGATCACGTTGCTTGCAGCGTATGGACGGGAGAg gagcgtcctgaattgaagttatCCTTGCATGGGAGGAAGGTCCATAGTTTAGGCAGGCCTGTCCCTGCCATTGAGGGACTTATCGCTGGTACAAGACTAAGTCCTCTGATCGCGTGTTCGGTAGACACCGGCGATCGGGGACTTTTGTCCGCGTTTGTGGAGCGGTGGCACCGGGAGACGTCTAGTTTCCATCTCCCGGTGGGTGAGCTCACCATCACATTGGACGACGTCTCCTCTCTTCTCCATCTTCCTGTTATAGGCGACTTTCACGCATTTGAGCCCTTGCATGTGGATGATGCGGTTCAGATGCTGGTGGACTTGCTGATGGTGTCTCCAGAGTCTGCTAGGGCTGAGACAGTCCAGTGTCGCGGACCGTACGTACGCCTGCAATGGGTACGTGATATATATCAGCATCGATGCCAGACAGGTCATTGGACAACTGCGGCTCGTGCATATCTTCTTCACCTACTGGGTTGCACtctgtttgctaacaagagtgcaaccaatGTCCATGTTGTCTACTTGGAGGCCCTTCGGGACCTCAGTATGATAGATAGGTACGCTTGGGGAGTGGCTGCTTTGGTTCATATGTACGACCAGTTGAACGATGCATCCATGAGCCACAATCGACAGCTTGGCGGTTACATCACACTGCTGCAg TGCTGGATTTACGAGCACTTTCCCTCAGTTGCGGAGTCCACCGCTGATCAGGACTACGACGAGGCTTCTCCGCGTGCGTGCAGGTGGATTACGACGAAGAAGACCGTGAAGAGCATACGCACGCCATCGTATAGGGAGCGCCTGGACCGACTCCGGATTCCGGATGTCTGTTGGATCCCGTATGGGGAGCATCGGGAGGTCCGGGACTTCCACGTCAGATCATGCTACTCCGGTCTCTTGTGCTGGGGGCCTGTTGCTGTGTATTACCGACCGGAGAGGGTCGTGCGACAGTTTGGTTACACGCAGACCATTCCTGTTCCTCCTGTCGATTCATGGGTCTCGTATGATGATATACACGATAGGTGGATGCACTACGAGGATCATATTGTACCTGCAGGTGAGGTGTGCGTGGTGCCAGGGGCGTGTTCCAGTGACTACATCGACTGGTTCTTCCGCATCTCCCATCCTTTCATGACACCAGGCCACGCAGTAAATCCTCTGCCTCATGGTCACGCCCCGCAGCCCCGAGTCGTCCCTCAGGCCCTGCAGACGGATATCCCTCGCGTGTCGGATCCAGGAGCATCGTCGACATCTACGGAGGAGCCCAGACATGCA GAAGTTTGTGATGACATTGCTGAGCGGTTGGAGCGCCATCTGAGTCTAGGGGTGGTCACGCATGGCTCATCGACACATGAGGTGATCGAAGAATGCCTCAAATTGGCCAGGAGTGTCTCACAGGACCATCTAGTATACGTTAGGTGTAGACGCAAGTGGCGCACTGATCAAGCTTag